From the genome of Streptomyces sp. NBC_00659, one region includes:
- a CDS encoding ABC transporter permease subunit, whose translation MSAPTLHRPSGPSPYRPPRPSPYRPSGLTWTVLRLHRTALYAWGAALLIAAAALIWMHAIGPDARTAADGCDAGDPFPMDCGIIKETAADKIYAYGLALVSSCVTYLMYAVAVWAGAALIGRELENGTARLAWTQSVTPARWLAAKLAVPAVLLTAGTTLAVLLGAWARRAGNGELSGGWFITKVFISSGPVAVAYALAGLALGALAGLFLRRALPAAAAALAAAYVLHEVLDRFRMSLWPAETATGRAALQLPHGTLVLEHGAVTGDGERLGNNMACVGTDSAAALGKCVKRTGLTDFWTTYQPESHFWPLQLVESGLLLAVTGLAVAAAFALLRRRYS comes from the coding sequence ATGAGCGCCCCGACCCTGCACCGCCCCTCCGGCCCGTCCCCGTACCGCCCGCCCCGCCCGTCCCCGTACCGCCCGTCCGGCCTGACCTGGACCGTGCTGCGCCTGCACCGCACGGCCCTGTACGCCTGGGGCGCCGCCCTGCTCATCGCCGCGGCGGCCCTGATCTGGATGCACGCCATCGGCCCCGACGCCCGCACGGCAGCCGACGGCTGCGACGCGGGGGACCCGTTCCCGATGGACTGCGGAATCATCAAGGAGACCGCGGCGGACAAGATCTACGCCTACGGTCTGGCGCTGGTCTCCTCCTGTGTCACGTATCTGATGTACGCGGTCGCGGTCTGGGCGGGTGCCGCGCTGATCGGCCGCGAACTGGAGAACGGCACCGCGCGGCTGGCCTGGACCCAGTCCGTCACCCCGGCCCGCTGGCTGGCCGCCAAGCTCGCCGTCCCGGCGGTCCTGCTGACGGCGGGCACCACACTGGCCGTTCTGCTCGGCGCCTGGGCACGCCGTGCCGGGAACGGGGAACTGTCCGGCGGCTGGTTCATCACGAAGGTCTTCATCTCCTCCGGGCCGGTGGCCGTCGCGTACGCCCTCGCGGGACTCGCCCTCGGGGCGCTGGCGGGCCTGTTCCTGCGCAGGGCCCTGCCCGCCGCCGCGGCCGCCCTCGCCGCGGCATACGTCCTGCACGAGGTGCTGGACAGGTTCCGGATGAGCCTGTGGCCTGCCGAGACGGCCACCGGACGGGCCGCACTCCAGCTCCCGCACGGCACCCTGGTCCTCGAACACGGTGCCGTCACCGGCGACGGCGAGCGGCTGGGCAACAACATGGCCTGCGTCGGAACCGACAGCGCCGCCGCCCTCGGGAAGTGCGTGAAGCGGACGGGGCTGACCGATTTCTGGACGACTTATCAGCCGGAGTCCCATTTCTGGCCTCTCCAGCTCGTGGAGAGCGGCCTGCTGCTGGCCGTCACGGGGCTCGCGGTCGCCGCGGCCTTCGCCCTGCTGCGCCGACGGTATTCGTAA
- a CDS encoding ABC transporter ATP-binding protein: MSSTSTTRSTVAIEAHGLTVRHGRRSAAALDDCSFRLPAGRVSALVGPNGAGKSTLLATVAGLLRPAAGTLTVLGSGPAEAREAIAYLAQDKPLHPQLTIAETLRLGAELNPARWDAAHAAAIVEQGSLDPGTKVRKLSGGQRTRVALALALGKRPDLMLLDEPMADLDPLARHELLGTLMADAAEHGTTVLMSSHIVTELADACDHLLLLGGGRVRLGGGLDDLLLAHTLVTGRGTTADLAPHLVVESRAAGRGLTALIRNDGPVDERWEAERPSVEELVLAHLRSPEAPALLTPGTTVSPAAVTR, from the coding sequence GTGAGCTCCACCAGCACCACCCGATCCACCGTCGCCATAGAGGCGCACGGCCTCACCGTGCGCCACGGCCGGCGCTCCGCCGCGGCCCTGGACGACTGCTCCTTCCGCCTCCCGGCCGGGCGGGTCAGCGCCCTCGTCGGCCCCAACGGCGCGGGCAAGTCGACGCTGCTGGCGACCGTGGCCGGGCTGCTGCGCCCCGCCGCCGGCACCCTCACCGTGCTCGGCTCCGGCCCGGCCGAGGCCCGCGAGGCCATCGCCTACCTGGCCCAGGACAAGCCCCTGCACCCCCAGCTCACGATCGCCGAGACCCTGCGCCTGGGCGCCGAGCTCAACCCGGCCCGCTGGGACGCCGCGCACGCAGCCGCGATCGTGGAACAGGGCTCGCTGGACCCCGGCACCAAGGTCCGGAAGCTGTCCGGCGGCCAGCGGACCCGTGTGGCACTGGCCCTCGCGCTGGGCAAGAGGCCCGACCTGATGCTGCTGGACGAACCGATGGCCGACCTGGACCCGCTGGCCCGCCACGAACTGCTGGGCACCCTGATGGCCGACGCCGCCGAACACGGGACCACGGTGCTGATGTCCTCGCACATCGTCACCGAACTGGCCGACGCCTGCGATCACCTGCTGCTCCTGGGAGGAGGACGCGTCCGGCTCGGCGGCGGCCTGGACGACCTGCTCCTCGCGCACACCCTGGTGACCGGCCGCGGCACCACCGCCGACCTCGCCCCGCACCTCGTCGTCGAGTCCCGCGCCGCCGGCCGCGGTCTCACGGCCCTGATACGCAACGACGGACCGGTGGACGAGCGCTGGGAGGCCGAACGCCCCTCCGTGGAGGAGCTGGTCCTCGCCCATCTGCGCTCCCCGGAAGCCCCCGCGCTGCTCACCCCCGGCACGACCGTGTCCCCCGCGGCGGTGACCCGATGA
- a CDS encoding RNA polymerase sigma factor, giving the protein MRETRSDGELLRAIAADGDRRAFEELYRRYAPWLTARLRGRCADAGIVDDVVQETFLAVWRGTARYREEGDPAGWLWRIGSRRLVDSVRGDGARGRLRNALARLRHRDEASAEERVLAGVEHGDLAGALTRLSPELRAVLQATVIDGLTTREAAVLLGIPPGTVKTRALRARKQLREALA; this is encoded by the coding sequence GTGAGGGAAACGAGAAGCGACGGAGAGCTGCTGCGGGCCATCGCGGCGGACGGGGACCGTCGCGCCTTCGAAGAGCTGTACCGGCGGTACGCGCCATGGCTGACCGCGCGGCTGCGCGGCCGGTGCGCCGACGCCGGGATCGTCGACGACGTCGTCCAGGAGACCTTCCTCGCGGTCTGGCGCGGCACCGCCCGCTACCGCGAGGAGGGCGACCCGGCCGGCTGGCTGTGGCGCATCGGCTCACGGCGCCTCGTCGACTCGGTGCGCGGCGACGGCGCGCGCGGCCGGCTCCGCAACGCGCTGGCCCGGCTCAGGCACCGCGACGAGGCCTCGGCGGAGGAGCGCGTGCTGGCAGGCGTCGAACACGGGGACCTGGCGGGCGCGCTGACCAGACTCTCGCCCGAACTCCGGGCGGTGCTCCAGGCCACGGTGATCGACGGACTCACCACCAGGGAAGCGGCCGTCCTGCTCGGCATTCCGCCGGGCACGGTCAAGACGCGGGCACTGCGTGCGCGCAAGCAGTTGCGGGAGGCGTTGGCATGA
- a CDS encoding ABC transporter ATP-binding protein, with protein MIPTVSASGLTLRFGGTLALDDVSLRLREGVTGLLGPNGAGKTTLLRVLATAVPTDRGSFTVLGHDPGTTAGRLHVRRALGYLPQTPGFHQDFSAFEFVEYVAILKELTDRGARHREVRRVLDRVGLSDVRGKRIKRLSGGMRQRVALAAALIGDPGFLVLDEPTVGLDPEQRMRFRELIAQAGEGRTVLLSTHQTEDVAMLCHRVIVMDAGRIRFEGTPAELTERAAGRVWSSTERDPSARAGWRTGTGAFRNVGDPPEGADLLEPTLEDGYLLTLDTRTAEVAA; from the coding sequence ATGATCCCCACCGTCTCCGCCTCCGGGCTGACACTCCGTTTCGGCGGCACGCTCGCGCTCGACGACGTCTCTCTCCGCCTACGAGAAGGGGTCACCGGACTCCTCGGGCCCAACGGCGCCGGAAAGACCACCCTGTTGCGGGTGCTCGCCACCGCCGTCCCTACCGACCGGGGCTCCTTCACCGTCCTCGGCCATGACCCGGGCACCACCGCCGGACGCCTGCACGTGCGGCGCGCGCTGGGCTACCTTCCGCAGACCCCCGGCTTCCACCAGGACTTCTCCGCCTTCGAGTTCGTCGAATACGTGGCCATTCTCAAGGAGCTGACCGACCGTGGGGCCCGGCACCGCGAGGTGCGCCGCGTCCTGGACCGCGTCGGCCTGTCCGATGTGCGGGGCAAGCGCATCAAGCGGCTGTCCGGCGGCATGCGCCAACGGGTCGCACTGGCCGCGGCCCTGATCGGCGACCCCGGCTTCCTCGTCCTCGACGAACCGACCGTCGGGCTCGACCCCGAACAGCGCATGCGCTTCCGGGAACTGATCGCACAGGCGGGAGAGGGCCGAACCGTCCTGCTCTCCACCCACCAGACCGAGGACGTCGCGATGCTCTGCCACCGCGTGATCGTCATGGACGCCGGCCGTATCCGCTTCGAGGGCACCCCCGCGGAGCTGACCGAGCGAGCGGCCGGCCGGGTGTGGAGCAGCACGGAACGCGATCCGTCCGCCCGAGCCGGATGGCGTACGGGCACGGGCGCCTTCCGCAATGTCGGCGATCCGCCCGAGGGTGCCGACCTCCTCGAACCGACCCTGGAGGACGGCTACTTGCTCACGCTGGACACCCGGACCGCGGAGGTGGCCGCATGA
- a CDS encoding zf-HC2 domain-containing protein encodes MSDDRHGSDGDEMNGHGRTAWHVPEEDLRAYVQGELTAPHLWSADTHLAACARCRETLAAISDPVALDAGWERLDAELDAPRPGPAEWLLIRLGVADHTARLLTASPALRRSWLGAIGALLVMTVVAADAVRAGTTPTLFLALAPLLPLAGVAVSYGPGIDPTYEMAVVSPLHGFRLLMIRTVAVLTVCLGLSGLATLALPSYGLHALAWLLPALALTATGLALSSRLGPVLAPSLVGGGWVGLLAVARATSESDTTLAPFTAAGQGVSGAVAALAAVLLYLARDRFDASRLPFTDFTDRNAA; translated from the coding sequence ATGAGCGACGACCGTCACGGAAGCGATGGCGACGAGATGAACGGTCACGGCCGTACGGCCTGGCACGTGCCGGAGGAAGACCTCCGGGCCTATGTCCAGGGCGAGTTGACGGCACCCCACCTGTGGTCCGCCGACACCCACCTCGCCGCGTGCGCGCGGTGCCGGGAGACACTCGCCGCGATCAGCGACCCGGTCGCCCTGGACGCCGGGTGGGAGCGGCTCGACGCCGAACTCGACGCCCCGCGGCCGGGCCCCGCCGAATGGCTGCTCATCCGGCTCGGCGTCGCCGACCACACGGCACGGCTGCTGACCGCCTCCCCCGCCCTGCGCCGCTCCTGGCTGGGCGCGATCGGCGCCCTCCTGGTCATGACCGTGGTCGCGGCCGACGCGGTGCGGGCCGGGACCACGCCCACGCTCTTCCTGGCCCTCGCGCCGCTGCTCCCGCTCGCCGGGGTCGCGGTGTCCTACGGCCCGGGGATCGACCCGACGTACGAGATGGCCGTGGTCTCACCCCTGCACGGCTTCCGGCTGCTGATGATCCGCACGGTCGCCGTACTGACCGTGTGCCTGGGGCTCAGCGGCCTCGCGACCCTCGCCCTCCCCTCCTACGGACTGCACGCCCTGGCCTGGCTGCTGCCCGCCCTCGCCCTCACCGCGACCGGACTCGCGCTCAGCTCCCGGCTCGGTCCCGTCCTCGCCCCCTCGCTGGTCGGTGGCGGCTGGGTCGGCCTGCTGGCCGTGGCCCGGGCGACCTCGGAGTCCGACACCACGCTCGCCCCGTTCACCGCGGCCGGGCAAGGCGTCTCCGGAGCCGTCGCGGCACTGGCCGCCGTACTCCTCTATCTCGCACGGGACCGGTTCGACGCGTCCCGCCTCCCGTTCACCGACTTCACCGACAGGAACGCAGCATGA
- a CDS encoding GntR family transcriptional regulator, with amino-acid sequence MLAYRIDRRSGVATYVQIVQQTKQALRLGLLEPGDKLPTAREVVEATAINPNTVLKAYRELEREGLVEARRGLGTFVRKTLGAAPADSPLREELDAWARSARAAGLDHEDVAALFASVLDAHFPKGDQ; translated from the coding sequence GTGCTCGCGTACCGCATCGACCGGCGCAGCGGCGTCGCCACCTACGTCCAGATCGTCCAGCAGACGAAGCAGGCGCTGCGCCTCGGCCTCCTCGAACCGGGCGACAAGCTCCCCACGGCCCGCGAGGTCGTGGAAGCCACCGCCATCAATCCGAACACCGTCCTGAAGGCGTACCGGGAACTGGAGCGCGAGGGACTGGTCGAGGCCAGGCGCGGTCTCGGCACGTTCGTCCGCAAGACCCTCGGCGCCGCCCCGGCGGACTCGCCCCTGCGCGAGGAGCTCGACGCCTGGGCCCGAAGCGCCCGCGCCGCGGGCCTCGACCACGAGGACGTGGCGGCGCTGTTCGCCTCCGTACTGGACGCACATTTCCCGAAGGGGGACCAGTGA